The following proteins are co-located in the Clostridiaceae bacterium genome:
- a CDS encoding electron transport complex subunit E — MKKALKTLVNGLINENPTFRLVLGTCPTMAVTTSAINGVGMGLAATAVLLGSNIVISLTRKIIPDKVRIPAFITIIAGFVTIVEFLMKAFAPELNKSLGIFIPLIVVNCIILARAEMFASKNTVFYSALDGIGMGLGFTIALTLIGSIRELLGNGTIFGVTVTANLFDPAVLMILPPGGFLVFGSLIGLLNKFSSMKIRAVGCQGCEMRCGSQSTCKEVASR; from the coding sequence ATGAAGAAAGCTTTAAAAACGCTGGTCAATGGATTGATCAATGAAAATCCCACATTCAGGCTGGTATTGGGAACGTGTCCTACTATGGCGGTTACAACTTCTGCCATTAACGGTGTAGGAATGGGTTTGGCTGCTACAGCTGTATTGCTGGGATCAAACATTGTAATATCACTTACAAGAAAAATAATACCTGATAAAGTAAGAATACCTGCGTTTATTACAATTATAGCAGGATTTGTAACAATAGTAGAGTTTTTAATGAAGGCTTTTGCTCCTGAATTGAATAAATCCCTTGGAATTTTTATACCTTTGATAGTGGTAAACTGTATTATTCTTGCAAGAGCTGAAATGTTTGCCAGCAAAAATACAGTTTTCTATTCAGCATTGGATGGAATAGGCATGGGCCTGGGATTTACTATTGCTTTAACATTAATAGGCTCGATAAGAGAACTTCTGGGCAACGGTACGATTTTTGGCGTTACTGTAACTGCAAATTTATTTGACCCTGCGGTATTAATGATTTTACCTCCGGGAGGATTCCTTGTATTTGGTTCTCTTATAGGTCTGCTAAATAAATTTAGTTCCATGAAGATAAGAGCTGTAGGATGTCAGGGATGTGAAATGCGCTGTGGTTCTCAAAGCACATGCAAGGAGGTGGCATCCAGATGA
- a CDS encoding RnfABCDGE type electron transport complex subunit G → MRDIFKPAGILFAICFVVTAALAFTYVGTRDIIAQRAAEEEENARMEVLAAASYFEEIENIEDYKNDLPETGMVKSAYKGLNSDSVVGYVFALDTKGYGGNISIVVGINSDGEVTGVKIGDNKETPGLGAKITEDPFISQFNNIKPKDRLKVVKNKGTADEEINAISGATISSKAVVNAVQVAIDLAAAISGEGGGSK, encoded by the coding sequence TTACCGCAGCTCTTGCTTTTACCTATGTCGGCACCAGGGATATCATTGCCCAGCGCGCAGCTGAAGAAGAGGAGAATGCAAGGATGGAAGTACTGGCTGCAGCTAGTTATTTCGAAGAAATAGAAAACATTGAGGATTATAAAAATGACCTGCCTGAAACCGGTATGGTAAAATCGGCTTATAAAGGACTGAATTCTGATTCTGTTGTAGGATATGTTTTTGCTTTGGATACTAAAGGATATGGCGGAAATATAAGCATAGTTGTTGGAATTAACAGTGATGGGGAAGTTACCGGGGTTAAGATAGGCGATAATAAAGAAACACCGGGTTTAGGAGCAAAGATTACAGAGGACCCTTTTATATCCCAGTTTAATAACATTAAGCCCAAAGACCGCCTAAAGGTAGTTAAAAATAAAGGGACGGCAGATGAAGAAATAAATGCCATAAGCGGGGCTACAATATCATCAAAGGCTGTAGTTAATGCCGTACAGGTTGCTATCGATTTGGCAGCAGCGATTTCTGGTGAAGGAGGAGGTTCTAAATGA